From the genome of Spinacia oleracea cultivar Varoflay chromosome 2, BTI_SOV_V1, whole genome shotgun sequence, one region includes:
- the LOC110804848 gene encoding uncharacterized protein has translation MMRITSMGRQQCKKHPKHRQSPGVCSLCLSEKLSKVSTTTTAARSAIIRARARVYYQSSSSSSSSSSLSSTNDSSAAASPLHDGGGSSTARHRRIVSDVRTKEGSSSSSLLFFSKSKSMAAHVGKGKLLLRSSKDNEDEDDKKKNMKKNVRRLWANLIRLGRNEQKRVNAEDVDLKIIPHHHQLASSSSASMVVY, from the coding sequence atgatgaGAATCACAAGTATGGGAAGACAACAATGCAAAAAGCACCCCAAACACCGCCAATCCCCTGGTGTTTGCTCACTTTGTCTCTCGGAAAAACTATCTAAagtctccaccaccaccaccgccgcccgTTCCGCCATCATCCGAGCTCGTGCTCGTGTCTACTATCagtcctcttcctcttcctcctcctcctcatcTCTTTCCTCCACGAACGACTCTTCGGCCGCGGCCTCCCCCTTACACGACGGCGGAGGCTCCTCCACGGCTCGCCACCGGAGGATCGTTTCCGATGTGCGAACCAAGGAGGGGTCATCGTCGTCGTCGTTGTTGTTTTTTAGTAAGAGTAAATCCATGGCGGCTCATGTTGGAAAAGGGAAGTTATTATTAAGATCATCAAAAGataatgaagatgaagatgataaAAAGAAGAATATGAAAAAGAATGTGAGGAGATTATGGGCTAATCTGATTCGATTAGGGAGAAATGAGCAAAAACGTGTTAATGCAGAAGATGTTGATCTTAAGATTATACCTCATCATCATCAGCTTGCTAGTTCTAGCAGTGCTAGTATGGTTgtttattga
- the LOC110804024 gene encoding uncharacterized protein produces MALRFEILGRFNRARASRLTLPHYVCQTPLFMPVGTQGTIKGLTNSQLEEIGCQIILGNTYHLELRPSSGLIDELGGLHKFMNWSRGLLTDSGGFQMVSLLHLADITEKGVTFQSPVDGKPMLLTPEESIQIQNRIGADIIMALDDVVGTTVTGPRIEAAMYRTLRWIDRCIEAHKRPNEQNLFGIVQGGLDPVLRDICVKGLVERNLPGYAIGGLSGGESKELFWRVVAQCTAALPEDKPRYVMGVGYPLDIVVCSALGADMYDCVYPTRTARFGTALIPEGVLKLKHKAMADDTRPIDPSCACMVCKTYTRAYIHCLVTKEAMGSQLVSYHNVYYMMKLSRDLHTSIVEQRFPLFVCDFLQKMFPKGDIPEWVCNAMEVAEVDISSCCR; encoded by the exons ATGGCGCTTCGGTTCGAG ATTTTAGGGAGGTTTAATCGAGCTCGAGCATCGAGGCTAACACTTCCTCACTACGTATGCCAGACGCCTCTATTCATGCCTGTGGGAACTCAAG GGACGATCAAAGGCTTGACAAACAGCCAGCTTGAGGAAATCGGTTGCCAAATTATATTGGGAAATACATATCATTTGGAGCTCAGGCCAAGTTCAGGGTTGATTGATGAACTAGGAGGTCTTCACAAGTTTATGAATTGGTCCAGGGGATTGCTTACTGATTCTGGTGGCTTTCAAATG gtatCTTTGTTGCATTTGGCTGATATCACTGAAAAGGGAGTGACATTTCAG TCTCCTGTAGATGGAAAGCCAATGCTTCTGACACCAGAGGAGTCTATTCAAATCCAA AACAGAATTGGAGCAGATATCATTATGGCCCTAGATGATGTTGTAGGAACAACTGTGACTGGTCCTAGAATTGAGGCGGCTATGTATCGCACACTACGTTGGATAGACCGATGCATTGAAG CACACAAGAGGCCAAATGAACAGAATTTATTTGGTATTGTACAAGGTGGTTTGGATCCTGTGCTCAG GGATATTTGTGTCAAAGGCTTAGTTGAAAGGAACCTACCTGG CTATGCTATTGGTGGTCTTTCAGGTGGtgaaagcaaggaattattctGGCGCGTTGTTGCACAATGCACTGCTGCATTGCCTGAGGATAAACCACGATATGTTATG GGTGTTGGTTATCCATTAGACATTGTTGTTTGTAGTGCTTTGGGTGCTGATATGTATGATTGTGTTTATCCCACACGCACTGCTCGTTTTGGTACTGCCCTTATACCAGAG GGGGTATTAAAACTAAAGCACAAGGCCATGGCTGATGATACTCGCCCAATTGACCCTTCCTGTGCTTGCATG GTCTGCAAGACATATACAAGAGCTTACATCCATTGTCTTGTTACAAAAGAAGCAATGGGCTCACAGCTTGTGTCATATCACAATGTGTATTACATGATGAAG TTAAGCAGAGATCTTCATACATCTATTGTTGAGCAGCGCTTTCCATT GTTTGTGTGCGATTTTTTACAGAAGATG TTTCCCAAAGGCGATATACCTGAATGGGTCTGCAATGCCATGGAGGTTGCAGAAGTTGATATTTCTTCGTGCTGTAGATGA